The Acanthochromis polyacanthus isolate Apoly-LR-REF ecotype Palm Island chromosome 17, KAUST_Apoly_ChrSc, whole genome shotgun sequence genome has a window encoding:
- the LOC110971968 gene encoding uncharacterized protein LOC110971968 isoform X2 has protein sequence MLQRVAVIGAGAAGLCAARHILSRPGFCPPVVFELSHEVGGTWCYDERIRTNDNGRPIHSSMYRDLRTNLPKEVMMFPDFPFDPQLSSFIPHQEVQRYLQKYCQNHHIGPHIRFSTVVEKVEPVVMTTEGEEATATWEVTFSDSSGCQKTETFDSVFVCSGHYSDPHIPDIPGIHNFQGQVLHSHSYRFPEPFSGRSVVVLGAKASGLDISMELAEAGAQVTLSHRHPPLSFPLPAGIQESTSIVAVEDDGRIRFQDGSVGGADVLIFCTGYNYRFGFLDGAQLGVEIHDEVLWGLYRFMMPPAFPSLFFIGMCKLILPFPNFNCQVQFALSVLDGSVVLPPRAQMEEEARLALQQKEQRGVERRHLLVLQQDQWEYCRVLARSAGFPPIPPVTRSLYEEVWRRRRIHPKNYRRTNYRLVSDSEWQVVD, from the exons ATGTTACAGAGGGTGGCGGTGATCGGTGCCGGTGCTGCTGGACTCTGTGCAGCCCGTCACATCCTGTCCCGTCCAGGCTTCTGTCCTCCGGTGGTTTTTGAACTCAGCCACGAAGTCGGAGGAACCTGGTGTTACGATGAGCGGATCAGGACGAACGACAACGGACGACCGATTCACAGCAGCATGTACAGAGACCTGAG GACCAACCTGCCCAAAGAGGTGATGATGTTCCCAGACTTCCCCTTCGACCCTCAGCTGAGCAGCTTCATTCCCCATCAGGAGGTCCAGCGGTACCTGCAGAAGTACTGCCAGAACCACCACATCGGGCCGCACATCCGG TTCAGCACGGTGGTGGAGAAGGTGGAGCCTGTCGTCATGACAACAGAGGGCGAGGAGGCGACGGCGACGTGGGAAGTGACGTTTTCTGATTCGTCTGGATGTCAGAAAACGGAAACGTTTGACTCGGTGTTCGTCTGCTCAGG tcacTACTCGGATCCTCACATCCCTGACATCCCAGGAATACACAACTTTCAAG GACAGGTTCTCCACAGCCACTCGTACCGGTTTCCAGAACCGTTCTCGGGTCGGTCGGTGGTGGTTCTGGGAGCCAAAGCTTCGGGTCTGGACATCTCCATGGAGCTGGCTGAAGCTGGTGCTCAG GTAACTCTGAGTCATCGTCATCCTCCCCTCTCCTTCCCTCTACCTGCTGGGATCCAGGAGTCCACTTCTATCGTGGCGGTCGAAGACGACGGCAGAATTCGCTTCCAG GATGGCTCGGTGGGCGGGGCTGATGTCCTGATCTTCTGCACCGGGTATAACTACAGGTTTGGGTTCCTGGACGGAGCCCAGCTGGGCGTGGAGATCCATGACGAGGTGCTGTGGGGTTTGTACCGCTTCATGATGCCTCCTGCCTTCCCCTCGCTGTTCTTCATCGGAATGTGCAAACTCATCCTCCCTTTCCCCAACTTCAACTGCCAG GTCCAGTTTGCTCTCTCCGTGTTGGACGGTTCTGTTGTTCTTCCTCCTCGGGctcagatggaggaggaggctcGGCTGGCGCTGCAGCAGAAGGAGCAGCGAGGAGTGGAGCGGCGCCACCTGCTGGTGCTACAGCAGGACCAGTGGGAGTACTGCCGGGTCCTGGCTCGGTCCGCAGGCTTCCCTCCGATTCCTCCGGTGACCCGCAGCCTCTACGAGGAGGTCTGGAGGCGGAGAAGGATTCACCCCAAGAACTACCGAAGGACCAACTACCGGCTGGTCAGTGACAGCGAGTGGCAGGTGGTGGACTGA
- the LOC110971969 gene encoding P2Y purinoceptor 3: MRLTPASSVSPHTSHLPNASSPTSSSCSIDESYKYVFLPVCYSLTFVFSLTLNSVVLLRSCRLHGGGAGGGRRWNTSLIYMVNLATTDLMYGLSLPFLVASYVLRDRWVFGDFMCRLVRFLFYFNLYCSIFFLTCISVHRYLGICHPMRTITLESKRVVKGTCALVWVVVFILTCPIFRFAQTGLVMRGGGAAVGPGGAKDGGNWTSDQDGEGYMNCWDDAIDKEFADYVPYGIVLHLLGFFVPFVIIAWCYSRVVRTIFQTLRSPPSSVEGGEDGPVGDGTAEGVRERERTSVSISGSQYSHYIRRRRKSIKTIVTITLLFALCFLPFHVTRTLFLLLRRGQLGGCNAMKAVSICYKVTRPLASCNAWLNALLYFLTGDKGAPCCWPAGRSVRRDRRSGSLWWPLKILKKEGVGDDDQEVAEKVEREAHIENESKSSRVIF, translated from the exons ATGAGGCTGACTCCGGCCTCCAGCGTCTCTCCACACACCAGCCACCTCCCCAACGCTTCCTCACCGACATCTTCGTCCTGCAGCATTGACGAGTCCTACAAGTACGTCTTCCTGCCCGTCTGCTACTCGCTTACCTTCGTCTTCAGCCTCACGTTGAACTCGGTGGTGCTGCTTCGCTCCTGCCGTCTCCATGGCGGTGGCGCTGGTGGCGGGCGGCGCTGGAACACGTCTCTGATCTACATGGTGAACCTGGCCACCACCGACCTGATGTACGGCCTGTCGCTGCCCTTCCTGGTGGCCAGCTACGTGCTCAGGGATCGCTGGGTGTTCGGAGACTTCATGTGTCGCCTCGTTCGCTTCCTCTTCTACTTCAACCTCTACTGCTCCATCTTCTTCCTCACCTGCATTTCCGTGCACAG GTATCTTGGGATCTGCCACCCGATGAGGACCATCACTCTGGAGAGTAAGCGGGTGGTGAAGGGTACCTGTGCGCTGGTCTGGGTGGTGGTCTTCATCCTCACCTGCCCCATCTTCAGGTTCGCCCAGACCGGTTTGGTAATGCGAGGCGGCGGGGCGGCGGTCGGACCTGGAGGGGCAAAGGACGGCGGGAACTGGACCAGCGATCAGGACGGGGAGGGCTACATGAACTGCTGGGACGACGCCATCGACAAGGAGTTCGCAGACTACGTCCCGTACGGCATCGTCCTCCACCTGCTGGGCTTCTTCGTGCCCTTTGTCATCATCGCCTGGTGCTACTCTCGGGTGGTCCGGACCATATTTCAGACACTGCGTTCCCCTCCCAGCTCTGTGGAGGGCGGCGAGGACGGTCCGGTGGGCGACGGGACGGCGGAGGGAGTCCGAGAGCGGGAGCGAACCTCAGTGTCCATCTCCGGCTCACAGTACTCGCACTACATCCGGCGGCGGCGGAAATCCATCAAGACCATCGTGACCATCACGCTGCTGTTCGCGCTCTGCTTCCTGCCCTTCCACGTGACCCGGAccctcttcctgctgctgcgACGGGGGCAGCTGGGCGGCTGCAACGCCATGAAGGCGGTTTCCATCTGCTACAAGGTCACCAGGCCGCTCGCCTCCTGCAACGCCTGGCTCAACGCCCTCCTCTACTTCCTGACGGGGGACAAAGGCGCCCCCTGCTGCTGGCCGGCAGGACGCAGTGTCCGCCGGGACCGACGTAGCGGCTCCCTCTGGTGGCCGCTGAAGATCCTGAAGAAGGAGGGCGTCGGCGATGATGACCAGGAGGTGGCTGAGAAGGTCGAGAGGGAGGCGCACATAGAGAACGAGTCCAAGTCTTCACGGGTCATCTTCTAG
- the im:7136398 gene encoding schwannomin-interacting protein 1 yields MEEEKETSEEKEEEEEQLHHHMAASSVDQQDLPIMHWEDLSQRIAELEKQEQERTKRVTGVRTEDEEDDFRRCRVAVVTSRFSSHRNLQLCFINNSDSDEDDEGREKKVAVGTRHNGCHAAGLKQEVATALRTLRDELLAEQKQQEHLAGSSCVSQRKHLERWELQQRSVQQLCSLKASLQRDVHALSSELVAHLLVRDQLRTKQDAMLLDVQDLT; encoded by the exons atggaggaggagaaagagacgtctgaggagaaggaggaagaggaggagcagctTCATCATCACATGGCGGCgtcctccgtggaccagcaggaCCTTCCCATCATGCACTGGGAGGACCTGAGCCAGCGGATTGCTGAGCTGGAGAAACAGGAGCAGGAGAGGACCAAG AGGGTGACGGGGGTGAGGAcggaggacgaggaggacgaCTTCAGGAGGTGTCGAGTCGCCGTCGTCACGTCACG gttttccagCCACAGAAACCTTCAGCTGTGTTTCATCAACAACAGCGACAGCGACGAGGACGATGAAGGACGTGAAAAGAAG GTTGCCGTGGGAACGAGACACAACGGTTGCCATGCCGCTGGgctgaaacaggaagtggccACGGCTCTGAGGACGCTGAGAGACGAGCTGCTGGCCgagcagaagcagcaggag CATCTGGCCGGCAGCAGCTGCGTCTCccagaggaaacatctggagcgttgggagctgcagcagcgttcggttcagcagctctgcagcctGAAGGCTTCACTCCAACGCGATGTTCATG CTCTGAGCTCGGAGCTGGTGGCCCACTTGCTGGTCCGAGACCAGCTGAGGACGAAGCAGGACGCAATGCTGCTGGACGTCCAGGACCTGACCTAG
- the LOC110971968 gene encoding uncharacterized protein LOC110971968 isoform X1, producing the protein MLQRVAVIGAGAAGLCAARHILSRPGFCPPVVFELSHEVGGTWCYDERIRTNDNGRPIHSSMYRDLRTNLPKEVMMFPDFPFDPQLSSFIPHQEVQRYLQKYCQNHHIGPHIRFSTVVEKVEPVVMTTEGEEATATWEVTFSDSSGCQKTETFDSVFVCSGHYSDPHIPDIPGIHNFQGQVLHSHSYRFPEPFSGRSVVVLGAKASGLDISMELAEAGAQVTLSHRHPPLSFPLPAGIQESTSIVAVEDDGRIRFQDGSVGGADVLIFCTGYNYRFGFLDGAQLGVEIHDEVLWGLYRFMMPPAFPSLFFIGMCKLILPFPNFNCQLLSSLQVQFALSVLDGSVVLPPRAQMEEEARLALQQKEQRGVERRHLLVLQQDQWEYCRVLARSAGFPPIPPVTRSLYEEVWRRRRIHPKNYRRTNYRLVSDSEWQVVD; encoded by the exons ATGTTACAGAGGGTGGCGGTGATCGGTGCCGGTGCTGCTGGACTCTGTGCAGCCCGTCACATCCTGTCCCGTCCAGGCTTCTGTCCTCCGGTGGTTTTTGAACTCAGCCACGAAGTCGGAGGAACCTGGTGTTACGATGAGCGGATCAGGACGAACGACAACGGACGACCGATTCACAGCAGCATGTACAGAGACCTGAG GACCAACCTGCCCAAAGAGGTGATGATGTTCCCAGACTTCCCCTTCGACCCTCAGCTGAGCAGCTTCATTCCCCATCAGGAGGTCCAGCGGTACCTGCAGAAGTACTGCCAGAACCACCACATCGGGCCGCACATCCGG TTCAGCACGGTGGTGGAGAAGGTGGAGCCTGTCGTCATGACAACAGAGGGCGAGGAGGCGACGGCGACGTGGGAAGTGACGTTTTCTGATTCGTCTGGATGTCAGAAAACGGAAACGTTTGACTCGGTGTTCGTCTGCTCAGG tcacTACTCGGATCCTCACATCCCTGACATCCCAGGAATACACAACTTTCAAG GACAGGTTCTCCACAGCCACTCGTACCGGTTTCCAGAACCGTTCTCGGGTCGGTCGGTGGTGGTTCTGGGAGCCAAAGCTTCGGGTCTGGACATCTCCATGGAGCTGGCTGAAGCTGGTGCTCAG GTAACTCTGAGTCATCGTCATCCTCCCCTCTCCTTCCCTCTACCTGCTGGGATCCAGGAGTCCACTTCTATCGTGGCGGTCGAAGACGACGGCAGAATTCGCTTCCAG GATGGCTCGGTGGGCGGGGCTGATGTCCTGATCTTCTGCACCGGGTATAACTACAGGTTTGGGTTCCTGGACGGAGCCCAGCTGGGCGTGGAGATCCATGACGAGGTGCTGTGGGGTTTGTACCGCTTCATGATGCCTCCTGCCTTCCCCTCGCTGTTCTTCATCGGAATGTGCAAACTCATCCTCCCTTTCCCCAACTTCAACTGCCAG CTCCTTTCCTCTCTGCAGGTCCAGTTTGCTCTCTCCGTGTTGGACGGTTCTGTTGTTCTTCCTCCTCGGGctcagatggaggaggaggctcGGCTGGCGCTGCAGCAGAAGGAGCAGCGAGGAGTGGAGCGGCGCCACCTGCTGGTGCTACAGCAGGACCAGTGGGAGTACTGCCGGGTCCTGGCTCGGTCCGCAGGCTTCCCTCCGATTCCTCCGGTGACCCGCAGCCTCTACGAGGAGGTCTGGAGGCGGAGAAGGATTCACCCCAAGAACTACCGAAGGACCAACTACCGGCTGGTCAGTGACAGCGAGTGGCAGGTGGTGGACTGA